A genome region from bacterium includes the following:
- a CDS encoding GntR family transcriptional regulator produces the protein MTSPLARTQKDGWAAMQLYAGTIPAARQLDSASPIPLWYQLVQLLKLGIESGEFRAEAPISTEENLVTEFRVARATVRRALDELQREGWLERRGPRRPLVVKQRPVLQEATKLAGLFSEGFVSRGYRMSIEVRSAEVVIDARVAMELSVRAGAPLYRLERVFKAGDEPVACEIAWLPKALFPRLLQQQLDRPITTLAEEKYGTMFSSARQHLAARLASAQETKKLRLDQPAVVLAVGRLTRDQLGRPIEYMESILRADRYDFVMALESSNRSIDIRLS, from the coding sequence ATGACTTCTCCCTTGGCGAGAACCCAGAAGGACGGATGGGCGGCAATGCAGCTGTACGCGGGTACGATCCCTGCGGCTCGACAGCTGGACTCGGCCAGCCCGATTCCTCTGTGGTACCAGCTCGTCCAGCTTTTGAAGCTGGGCATCGAGTCTGGTGAGTTCAGGGCGGAGGCTCCGATCAGCACTGAGGAGAACCTCGTGACGGAGTTCCGGGTGGCCCGGGCCACGGTTCGCCGGGCGCTTGATGAACTGCAGAGGGAAGGCTGGCTGGAACGTCGGGGCCCGCGCCGGCCCCTGGTCGTTAAGCAGAGGCCCGTGCTGCAGGAGGCGACCAAGCTTGCCGGCCTGTTCAGTGAAGGATTCGTCAGCCGTGGTTATCGCATGAGCATTGAGGTGCGGTCCGCCGAGGTGGTCATCGATGCTCGTGTCGCCATGGAGTTGAGCGTTCGAGCCGGCGCGCCGCTCTATCGCCTGGAGCGCGTTTTCAAGGCCGGTGACGAGCCGGTGGCTTGTGAGATCGCCTGGCTGCCCAAAGCGCTGTTTCCGCGCCTCCTGCAGCAGCAGCTCGACCGGCCGATCACCACGCTCGCCGAAGAGAAATACGGAACCATGTTCTCGTCCGCGCGCCAGCACCTGGCCGCCCGTCTCGCCTCGGCTCAGGAGACCAAGAAGCTGCGCTTGGATCAGCCGGCGGTCGTCCTGGCGGTCGGGCGGTTGACGAGGGACCAGCTCGGCCGTCCGATCGAGTACATGGAGAGCATCCTCCGAGCGGACCGATACGACTTCGTCATGGCCCTCGAGTCGAGCAACCGTTCGATCGACATCAGGCTGAGTTAA
- a CDS encoding transporter substrate-binding domain-containing protein, whose translation MRRSPMVVALLAAALMVGGCGGGSSAAGSSTRPAGVPAAGVSPTIDRILQNGYLKVGVMAGPPWLVQNPTGGTSAWSGPSWTLAQAVSKQLGVPLKLVDVGDDTKVTSVQTGQIDISITPLNETDKRKKVVDFITYSVDGYCWFALQSNNKVSSVADFNKGGIVDAEVSGGAEVSTLPTIWPNLKIMQYVAAPGEVYALEPVLSGRADIAGFDAPLVGQIQHQYPQLKFIPDPQTCIAKPLLPIQVGWAIRQGDPAFKSFLEGIEKPMQSQLDKETSDIIAHLSS comes from the coding sequence ATGCGACGTAGTCCGATGGTTGTGGCGCTGCTGGCGGCGGCGCTGATGGTGGGGGGGTGCGGCGGCGGCTCGAGCGCTGCCGGCTCCAGCACCCGTCCAGCCGGAGTTCCGGCCGCGGGCGTCAGTCCGACGATCGACCGGATCCTGCAGAACGGGTACCTGAAGGTCGGCGTCATGGCCGGCCCGCCCTGGCTGGTCCAGAACCCAACCGGGGGCACCAGCGCCTGGTCGGGTCCATCCTGGACGCTGGCTCAGGCGGTTTCCAAACAGCTCGGAGTGCCGCTCAAGCTGGTCGACGTCGGCGACGACACCAAGGTCACCTCCGTGCAGACCGGTCAGATCGATATTTCGATCACCCCGCTGAACGAGACCGACAAGCGGAAGAAGGTCGTGGACTTCATCACCTATTCGGTGGATGGGTATTGCTGGTTCGCGCTCCAGTCCAACAACAAGGTCAGCTCGGTCGCCGACTTCAACAAGGGCGGGATCGTCGACGCGGAGGTCTCGGGCGGCGCCGAGGTGAGCACCCTGCCCACCATCTGGCCGAACCTGAAGATCATGCAGTACGTGGCCGCTCCGGGAGAGGTCTACGCGCTGGAGCCGGTCCTGAGCGGGCGCGCCGATATTGCGGGCTTCGATGCCCCGCTGGTGGGCCAGATCCAGCATCAGTATCCGCAGCTCAAGTTCATCCCCGATCCCCAGACCTGCATTGCCAAGCCTCTGCTGCCCATCCAAGTAGGGTGGGCGATCCGTCAGGGCGATCCGGCCTTCAAGTCCTTCCTGGAAGGCATTGAGAAGCCGATGCAGTCTCAGCTCGACAAGGAGACAAGCGACATAATCGCGCACCTCTCGAGTTAG
- a CDS encoding xanthine dehydrogenase family protein subunit M, with protein MFPAAFDYHAPASLGEALALLKERGDDAKVMAGGQSLIPLLKLRLAQPALVVDIGRLPALASVTRHDGSVRIGALVRHVDVERSPELASLCPLMVEASHWIADPLVRNRGTVVGSVCHADPAGDWGAVILALGAEIVARSESRERVIQAEGFFQGPFSTELKADEVVTELRIPLPTGHAGGAYLKLERKVGDFATVAVAVQLALDGRKVAKVGIGLTAVGATSIKATAAERALVGQEPTAEVIAEAAGLAAAAAEPRDDMRGSVAYKRDMVRVFVQRGLRTALGRAEGVRS; from the coding sequence ATGTTTCCAGCCGCATTCGACTACCACGCTCCAGCCAGCCTGGGCGAGGCGCTCGCCCTCCTCAAGGAGCGAGGCGACGACGCCAAGGTGATGGCGGGCGGGCAGAGCCTCATCCCCCTGCTCAAGCTCCGCCTCGCGCAGCCGGCGCTGGTCGTCGACATCGGCCGCCTGCCCGCGCTGGCGTCAGTCACGCGCCATGACGGGAGCGTGCGGATCGGCGCCCTGGTCCGCCACGTCGACGTCGAGCGCAGCCCGGAGCTGGCGAGCCTGTGCCCGCTGATGGTCGAGGCCTCGCATTGGATCGCGGATCCTCTGGTCCGCAACCGCGGGACGGTGGTGGGCTCGGTCTGCCATGCGGACCCTGCCGGCGACTGGGGCGCCGTGATCCTGGCGCTGGGAGCCGAGATCGTGGCCCGCTCGGAATCCCGCGAGCGCGTGATCCAGGCCGAGGGGTTCTTCCAGGGTCCGTTCAGCACCGAGCTGAAAGCCGACGAGGTGGTGACGGAGCTACGCATCCCGCTGCCCACCGGGCATGCCGGCGGCGCCTACCTGAAGCTGGAACGCAAGGTCGGCGACTTCGCCACCGTGGCGGTGGCCGTGCAGCTCGCGCTCGACGGCCGCAAGGTCGCGAAAGTGGGCATCGGGCTCACCGCGGTCGGCGCGACCAGCATCAAAGCGACCGCCGCCGAAAGGGCGCTGGTCGGCCAGGAGCCGACCGCCGAGGTGATCGCCGAGGCGGCCGGCCTGGCCGCCGCCGCGGCCGAGCCCAGGGACGACATGCGCGGGAGCGTCGCCTACAAGCGCGACATGGTCCGCGTGTTCGTGCAGCGCGGCCTCAGGACCGCGCTCGGCCGGGCAGAGGGGGTGCGCTCATGA
- a CDS encoding (2Fe-2S)-binding protein, with the protein MKVAMVVNGTERSGDVEPRVLLADFLRTNLGLTGTHIGCDTTSCGACTVLLDGEPVKSCTLLAVQVEGRQIKTVEGLAQGANLAPIQVGFHEEHGLQCGFCTPGMMLVGAALLERNADPTDEQIRWAISGNICRCTGYMNIVKAIRHAAQLQAAARMAPAAEAAAAVTGGEE; encoded by the coding sequence ATGAAGGTCGCGATGGTCGTCAACGGCACCGAACGCTCCGGCGATGTGGAACCCCGGGTGCTCCTCGCCGACTTCCTGCGCACGAACCTGGGACTCACGGGGACTCACATCGGTTGCGACACGACCAGCTGCGGCGCGTGCACGGTGTTGCTGGATGGGGAGCCGGTCAAGTCGTGCACCCTGCTCGCCGTCCAGGTCGAGGGACGGCAGATCAAGACCGTCGAGGGGCTGGCGCAGGGCGCGAACCTGGCGCCCATCCAGGTCGGCTTTCACGAGGAGCACGGCCTGCAGTGCGGGTTCTGCACCCCGGGCATGATGCTCGTCGGCGCGGCGCTGCTCGAGCGCAACGCAGATCCGACGGATGAGCAGATCCGCTGGGCGATCAGCGGGAACATCTGCCGCTGCACCGGCTACATGAACATCGTCAAAGCGATCAGGCATGCCGCCCAGCTGCAGGCGGCGGCCAGGATGGCGCCGGCCGCCGAGGCCGCCGCGGCGGTCACCGGAGGTGAGGAATGA